A genomic segment from Sphingomonas astaxanthinifaciens DSM 22298 encodes:
- a CDS encoding PilZ domain-containing protein, which produces MPVETTLYSLSDQAPQPEDRREGDRHLTLFRVGTMVVDGRRELCLIKNISAGGAMLRLYTGGLELGSELTVELKCGQPLSGKVAWVRDPNVGLAFEQPIDVIAMLTQSEDGPRPRMPRIETNAFVTIREGASIHRARACDISQGGIKIATSIQFARNAEVVVSLTGLDPQPAVVRWIDNGFAGITFNRLLPLPTLIEWLRGQRRQSRAA; this is translated from the coding sequence ATGCCCGTCGAAACGACCCTCTATTCGCTGAGTGACCAGGCGCCCCAACCTGAGGATCGCCGCGAGGGCGATCGGCATCTGACCCTTTTCCGGGTCGGAACGATGGTGGTCGACGGGCGCCGCGAGCTCTGCCTGATCAAGAATATCTCGGCCGGCGGCGCGATGCTCCGGCTCTATACCGGCGGGCTCGAACTCGGGAGCGAGCTGACCGTCGAGCTCAAGTGCGGCCAGCCGCTGTCCGGCAAGGTCGCCTGGGTCCGCGATCCCAATGTCGGCCTCGCCTTCGAACAACCGATCGACGTCATTGCGATGCTGACCCAGAGCGAGGACGGCCCCCGCCCGCGCATGCCGCGGATCGAGACCAATGCCTTTGTCACCATCCGCGAGGGCGCGAGCATCCACCGCGCCCGGGCGTGCGACATCAGCCAGGGCGGCATCAAGATCGCCACCTCCATCCAGTTCGCGCGCAATGCCGAAGTGGTCGTCAGCCTCACCGGCCTCGACCCGCAGCCGGCGGTGGTGCGGTGGATCGACAATGGCTTTGCCGGGATCACCTTCAACCGGCTGCTTCCGCTCCCGACCCTGATCGAATGGTTGCGCGGCCAGCGTCGGCAGAGCCGCGCCGCCTGA
- a CDS encoding PilZ domain-containing protein, giving the protein MKFYLAALVPSVMDESSQAQNRRERRSNVLLTAVIELSGRTLDVKLRNLSADGALVESDCLPVEGAEIRFKRGDLIVAGKVIWVRGTRAGINFHTPLTPEALLRHVPTPRPRVAPDFRRPGLASRPLSPSEKIAAARWAVTPAHDVPGE; this is encoded by the coding sequence ATGAAGTTTTACCTCGCTGCTCTAGTTCCATCCGTCATGGATGAAAGCAGTCAGGCCCAGAACCGGCGCGAGCGTCGTTCCAACGTCTTGTTGACGGCCGTGATCGAGCTCTCGGGACGGACGCTCGACGTCAAGCTGCGCAACCTGTCCGCCGATGGGGCACTGGTCGAATCCGACTGCCTGCCGGTGGAAGGCGCCGAGATCCGCTTCAAGCGCGGCGACCTCATCGTGGCGGGCAAGGTGATCTGGGTTCGCGGCACGCGTGCGGGAATCAACTTCCATACCCCGCTCACGCCCGAAGCCCTGCTTCGGCATGTGCCCACCCCGCGCCCGCGGGTTGCTCCCGACTTCCGCCGTCCGGGGCTTGCGTCGCGTCCGCTCAGCCCGTCGGAAAAGATTGCGGCGGCGAGATGGGCGGTGACGCCCGCGCACGACGTTCCCGGCGAATAA
- a CDS encoding phosphatase PAP2 family protein — translation MAFFTLLALVGGAGSGFDRGVVLWWTAWRAGAPGATQALVVFTQLGGFAVLLSLVALATGWLLWRGERRAALLFAATVLSGRLAVEGLKLLVGRPRPSFDAHPVTVLSNSFPSAHSANSMTTFLALALFVAPERWRREALAGAVVLSLMIGASRPMLGVHWPTDVLGGWLFGLTWVGVAWTLSRRARSAS, via the coding sequence GTGGCATTCTTCACCCTGCTGGCGCTGGTGGGAGGGGCCGGCTCGGGCTTCGACCGTGGAGTGGTCCTCTGGTGGACCGCGTGGCGGGCGGGCGCGCCGGGCGCGACTCAGGCACTGGTCGTCTTCACGCAGCTGGGCGGGTTCGCGGTCCTTCTCTCACTCGTGGCGCTGGCGACGGGCTGGCTGTTATGGCGTGGCGAGCGGCGCGCGGCGCTGCTGTTCGCCGCGACCGTGCTGAGCGGGCGTCTCGCGGTCGAGGGCCTGAAGCTGCTGGTCGGGCGGCCGCGACCAAGCTTCGACGCGCACCCGGTAACCGTGCTCTCGAACAGCTTCCCGAGCGCGCATTCGGCCAACAGCATGACGACCTTCCTCGCGCTGGCGCTGTTCGTCGCGCCCGAGCGCTGGCGACGCGAGGCGCTCGCGGGCGCGGTGGTGCTGAGCCTGATGATCGGCGCGAGCCGGCCGATGCTGGGCGTCCACTGGCCGACCGACGTGCTGGGGGGCTGGCTGTTCGGGCTGACCTGGGTCGGGGTCGCCTGGACGCTCAGCCGGCGCGCACGAAGCGCAAGCTGA
- a CDS encoding DUF938 domain-containing protein: protein MKRTAPAASRNRDPILAVLREWLPASGLVLEVASGTGEHAIAFAAAFPNLDWQPSDPDPEARESIAAWRAEEGTPNLRPPLALDVASDNWPVTEAAAIVAINLVHISPPEASIGLLDGAARLLAPGAPLILYGPWRVRGEPLVPSNLAFDAALKERDPRYGLRELTSFAAEARDRGLVLAERRAMPANNLSLRFVRAG, encoded by the coding sequence GTGAAGCGCACCGCCCCGGCGGCGAGCCGCAACCGCGATCCGATCCTGGCCGTGCTGCGCGAGTGGCTTCCGGCATCGGGACTGGTGCTCGAGGTCGCCAGCGGCACCGGCGAACATGCGATCGCCTTCGCGGCTGCTTTTCCCAACCTCGACTGGCAGCCGAGCGACCCCGACCCGGAGGCACGCGAATCGATCGCCGCCTGGCGCGCGGAGGAGGGAACCCCGAACCTGCGCCCGCCGCTCGCGCTCGACGTCGCCTCCGATAATTGGCCGGTCACCGAGGCCGCGGCGATTGTCGCGATCAACCTCGTCCATATCTCGCCGCCCGAGGCGAGCATCGGCCTGCTCGACGGCGCGGCGCGGCTGCTCGCGCCGGGCGCCCCGCTGATCCTCTACGGGCCCTGGCGGGTGCGGGGCGAGCCATTGGTCCCGTCCAACCTCGCCTTCGACGCCGCGCTCAAGGAGCGCGATCCGCGCTACGGCCTGCGCGAACTCACGAGCTTCGCCGCCGAGGCCCGGGATCGCGGGCTCGTCCTGGCCGAGCGCCGGGCGATGCCGGCCAACAATCTCAGCTTGCGCTTCGTGCGCGCCGGCTGA
- a CDS encoding ABA4-like family protein — MNWPWLFGVTNLVAVIGWALLLFAPRRPGTYSVILFGGVGLLCLTYAVLLVLLVGGLVDPGAAGTRPFDYSDYSIGGIRALFGTDAGVVVGWTHYLAFDLFVGLWISRDADNKGFGRLVQAPFLLLTFLAGPLGLILWLFVRERRARALARAKTPK, encoded by the coding sequence ATGAACTGGCCGTGGCTTTTCGGTGTCACCAACCTCGTCGCCGTGATCGGCTGGGCCTTGCTGCTGTTCGCGCCGCGCCGGCCTGGCACCTATTCGGTGATCCTGTTCGGCGGGGTGGGGCTTCTCTGCCTGACCTATGCGGTCCTGCTGGTCCTGCTGGTCGGCGGCCTCGTCGATCCCGGTGCCGCGGGCACGCGGCCGTTCGACTATTCGGACTACAGCATCGGCGGGATCCGCGCGCTGTTCGGGACCGATGCCGGCGTGGTGGTGGGCTGGACCCATTATCTCGCCTTCGACCTGTTCGTCGGGCTGTGGATCTCGCGCGATGCGGACAACAAGGGGTTCGGCCGGCTGGTGCAGGCGCCGTTCCTGCTGCTGACCTTCCTGGCCGGTCCGCTCGGCCTCATCCTCTGGCTGTTCGTCCGCGAACGCCGCGCCCGGGCGCTGGCCCGCGCAAAGACGCCCAAGTGA
- the gcvPB gene encoding aminomethyl-transferring glycine dehydrogenase subunit GcvPB — protein sequence MTINQSGWKPTTPIASATDTGTVTGNRALMLEEALIFEIGDTDRTGVDIAPASADTGRLGTLLRSAPIGLPGLTEPETVRHYTRLSRQNYAIDLGLFPLGSCTMKHNPRLNEKVARLPGFADIHPLAPKETVKGAIELINELAFWLVDLTGMHGVAMSPKAGAHGELCGLLCIRAALEARGDARQVVLVPESAHGTNPATAAFCGYRVENIPATAAGRVDLEALKARLGPDVAAVMITNPNTCGLFEPDMKAISDAVHAAGAFVYCDGANFNAIVGKVRPGDLGVDAMHINLHKTFSTPHGGGGPGSGPVVLSEALAPFGPLPFTARYADGSVKLIEEEEAGEEHPHTFGRMTAFHGQMGMFTRALSYILSHGADGLKQVAEDAVLNANYILRSLEDVLDAPFAFSGPCMHEALFSDKGFADGISTLDLAKALIDEGYHPMTMYFPLVVHGAMLVEPTETESKAALDQFIMALRSVAERCRAGDESLKSAPVHAPRRRLDETLAARKPVVAWKEPVPAAAEAPTPSEVGDR from the coding sequence GTGACCATCAACCAGAGCGGCTGGAAGCCCACCACCCCCATCGCCTCGGCGACCGACACCGGCACCGTCACCGGCAATCGCGCGCTGATGCTCGAGGAAGCGCTGATCTTCGAGATCGGCGACACCGACCGCACCGGCGTCGACATCGCCCCGGCCAGCGCCGACACCGGCCGGCTCGGCACGCTCCTTCGCTCGGCTCCCATCGGGCTTCCCGGCCTCACCGAGCCCGAGACCGTCCGCCACTACACCCGCCTGTCGCGGCAGAATTACGCCATCGACCTCGGCCTCTTCCCGCTCGGCTCGTGCACGATGAAGCACAATCCGCGCCTGAACGAGAAGGTCGCGCGGCTGCCCGGCTTCGCCGACATCCATCCGCTCGCGCCCAAGGAAACGGTCAAGGGCGCGATCGAGCTGATCAACGAGCTCGCCTTCTGGCTGGTCGACCTCACCGGCATGCACGGCGTCGCGATGAGCCCCAAGGCCGGCGCCCATGGCGAGCTCTGCGGCCTGCTCTGCATCCGCGCCGCGCTCGAAGCCCGCGGTGACGCGCGCCAGGTCGTGCTGGTGCCCGAGAGCGCGCACGGCACCAACCCCGCCACCGCGGCCTTCTGCGGCTACCGGGTCGAGAACATCCCCGCGACCGCGGCCGGCCGCGTCGACCTCGAAGCGCTCAAGGCCCGGCTTGGTCCCGACGTCGCCGCGGTGATGATCACCAATCCCAACACCTGCGGCCTGTTCGAGCCCGACATGAAGGCGATCAGCGATGCGGTCCATGCCGCCGGCGCCTTCGTCTATTGCGACGGCGCGAACTTCAACGCGATCGTCGGCAAGGTCCGCCCGGGCGACCTTGGCGTCGACGCCATGCACATCAACCTCCATAAGACCTTCTCGACCCCGCACGGCGGCGGCGGGCCGGGCTCGGGCCCCGTGGTGCTGTCGGAAGCGCTGGCGCCCTTCGGTCCCTTGCCCTTCACCGCCCGCTATGCCGACGGCTCGGTCAAGCTGATCGAGGAAGAGGAAGCGGGCGAGGAGCATCCGCACACCTTCGGCCGGATGACCGCCTTCCACGGCCAGATGGGCATGTTCACCCGAGCGCTCTCCTACATCCTCAGCCACGGTGCCGATGGCCTGAAGCAGGTCGCCGAGGACGCGGTGCTCAACGCCAACTACATCCTCCGCAGCCTCGAGGACGTGCTCGACGCGCCCTTCGCTTTTTCGGGCCCGTGCATGCACGAGGCTTTGTTCAGCGATAAGGGCTTTGCCGACGGGATCAGCACGCTCGACCTCGCCAAGGCGCTGATCGACGAGGGCTATCACCCGATGACCATGTACTTCCCGCTGGTGGTGCATGGCGCGATGCTGGTCGAACCGACCGAGACCGAGAGCAAGGCCGCGCTCGACCAGTTCATCATGGCGCTGCGCTCGGTGGCGGAGCGTTGCCGCGCGGGCGACGAGAGCCTCAAGTCCGCGCCGGTCCATGCCCCGCGCCGCCGCCTCGACGAGACGCTCGCGGCGAGGAAGCCCGTGGTCGCCTGGAAGGAGCCGGTCCCCGCCGCGGCCGAGGCGCCGACCCCGAGCGAGGTCGGCGACCGCTAG
- the gcvPA gene encoding aminomethyl-transferring glycine dehydrogenase subunit GcvPA produces MRYLPLSDADRSAMLETIGVAHVDDLFRDVPQEARLDGPIAKLPSHATELEVERHLSALARKNVPAGEVPFFLGCGAYKHPVPASVDHLIQRGEFLTAYTPYQPEIAQGTLQVLFEFQSQVARLMGCEVANASMYDGSTACWEAIGMARRITRKSKTLISSGLHPHYVSVCNTMAKFTGDTLETAVPTLTTETDIDDLIGRIDDETSAVVVQYPDILGRVADLSGLAQAAQAKGALLIAVVTEPVALGLLKSPGEMGADIVVGEGQSIGVGLNFGGPYVGLFACREKHIRQMPGRIAGETIDADGRRGFVLTLSTREQHIRREKATSNICTNAGLCALAFSIHMTLLGEKGLRQLAELNHARAVELSQRLAAIPGVELVNDLFFNEFTLKLPVEARPAVHRMVEKNVLGGVSLGRLYPGEAALANGLVVAVTETATDKDMDALVEALTEAVK; encoded by the coding sequence ATGCGCTATCTTCCCCTGTCCGATGCCGACCGGTCGGCGATGCTCGAGACGATCGGCGTCGCCCATGTCGACGACCTGTTCCGCGATGTTCCGCAAGAGGCCCGCCTCGATGGCCCGATCGCCAAGCTTCCGTCCCATGCGACCGAACTCGAGGTCGAGCGCCACCTCTCGGCGCTCGCCCGCAAGAACGTGCCGGCGGGCGAGGTGCCCTTCTTCCTCGGCTGCGGCGCCTACAAGCACCCTGTCCCCGCCAGCGTCGATCACCTGATCCAGCGCGGCGAGTTCCTGACCGCTTACACGCCCTACCAGCCCGAGATCGCGCAAGGGACGCTGCAGGTCCTGTTCGAATTCCAGAGCCAGGTCGCCCGGCTCATGGGTTGCGAGGTCGCCAATGCCTCGATGTACGACGGCTCGACCGCCTGCTGGGAAGCGATCGGCATGGCCCGGCGCATCACCCGCAAGTCGAAGACGCTGATCTCGAGCGGGCTTCACCCGCATTACGTCTCGGTCTGCAACACCATGGCGAAGTTCACCGGCGACACGCTCGAGACCGCCGTCCCGACGCTGACCACCGAGACCGACATCGACGACCTCATCGGCCGGATCGATGACGAGACCAGCGCGGTCGTGGTCCAATATCCCGATATCCTCGGCCGGGTCGCGGACCTCTCGGGCCTCGCCCAGGCCGCCCAAGCCAAGGGCGCGCTGCTGATCGCGGTGGTCACCGAGCCGGTCGCGCTCGGCCTGCTCAAGAGCCCCGGCGAGATGGGCGCCGACATCGTGGTGGGCGAAGGCCAGTCGATCGGCGTCGGCCTCAACTTCGGCGGTCCCTACGTCGGCCTGTTCGCCTGCCGCGAGAAGCACATCCGCCAGATGCCCGGCCGGATCGCGGGCGAGACCATCGACGCCGACGGCCGCCGCGGCTTCGTCCTCACCCTCTCGACCCGCGAGCAGCACATTCGCCGCGAGAAAGCGACCAGCAACATCTGCACCAATGCGGGCCTGTGCGCGCTCGCCTTCTCGATCCACATGACCCTGCTCGGCGAGAAGGGGCTGCGGCAACTGGCCGAGCTCAACCACGCCCGCGCGGTCGAACTGTCGCAGCGTCTCGCCGCCATCCCGGGCGTCGAGCTCGTCAACGACCTCTTCTTCAACGAATTCACGCTGAAGCTTCCGGTCGAGGCGCGTCCCGCCGTCCACCGGATGGTCGAGAAGAACGTGCTCGGCGGGGTCAGCCTTGGCCGACTCTATCCGGGCGAAGCGGCGCTCGCCAACGGCCTCGTCGTGGCCGTCACCGAAACCGCGACCGACAAGGACATGGATGCGCTGGTTGAAGCGCTGACGGAGGCAGTCAAGTGA
- a CDS encoding class I SAM-dependent methyltransferase: protein MTTDILSTSSWDAADYARVGGFVPALGAAALNLLAPQPGEHILDVGCGDGTLTLRIKEAGADVVGIDNSLSMIAAAKAKGLDARLMDVADLRFSEAFDAAFSNATLHWVLDKERAARAIWFALKPGARFVGEMGGAGNLAALRRDLDDELVARGFGPPTYAANWYPTVAEFTELYESVGFRDVDAELIDRPTPLDHGVEGWVLAFRKGWLDRAGVPEDQRPAIAAAVAERHGSNIADYVRLRFTMRKP, encoded by the coding sequence ATGACCACCGACATTCTCTCCACCTCGAGCTGGGACGCTGCGGATTATGCCCGGGTCGGCGGCTTCGTGCCGGCGCTCGGCGCGGCCGCGCTCAATCTGCTCGCCCCGCAGCCGGGCGAGCATATCCTCGACGTCGGCTGCGGCGACGGGACGCTCACGCTCCGCATCAAGGAAGCCGGGGCCGACGTGGTCGGCATCGACAACAGCCTGTCGATGATCGCGGCGGCCAAGGCCAAGGGGCTCGACGCGCGGCTGATGGACGTCGCCGACCTGCGCTTTTCCGAGGCCTTCGACGCCGCATTCTCCAACGCCACCCTTCACTGGGTGCTCGACAAGGAACGCGCCGCGCGCGCCATCTGGTTCGCGCTGAAGCCCGGTGCGCGCTTCGTCGGGGAGATGGGCGGGGCGGGCAACCTTGCCGCGCTTCGCCGCGACCTCGACGACGAACTGGTCGCGCGCGGCTTCGGCCCGCCGACCTATGCCGCCAACTGGTATCCGACCGTGGCCGAGTTCACCGAGCTCTACGAGAGCGTCGGCTTCCGCGACGTCGATGCCGAGCTGATCGACCGCCCGACCCCGCTCGACCATGGGGTCGAAGGCTGGGTCCTCGCCTTCCGCAAGGGCTGGCTCGACCGGGCCGGCGTTCCCGAGGACCAGCGCCCCGCCATCGCCGCCGCCGTCGCCGAGCGCCACGGCAGCAACATCGCCGATTACGTCCGCCTCCGCTTCACCATGAGAAAGCCCTAG
- the gcvH gene encoding glycine cleavage system protein GcvH encodes MSLHFTKEHEWIRVEGDTATVGITDHAQSQLGDIVFAEAPEAGKQLTKGGDAAVVESVKAASDVYAPASGEVVEANPAIADDPSIINSDPEGAGWFFKLRLSDPGELDGLMDEAAYRDWVATL; translated from the coding sequence ATGAGCCTCCACTTCACCAAAGAGCATGAGTGGATCCGGGTCGAAGGCGACACCGCCACGGTCGGGATCACCGACCATGCCCAGAGCCAGCTTGGCGACATCGTCTTCGCCGAGGCGCCCGAAGCCGGCAAGCAGCTGACCAAGGGCGGCGACGCCGCGGTGGTCGAATCGGTCAAGGCCGCGAGCGACGTCTATGCGCCGGCGAGCGGCGAGGTGGTCGAGGCCAATCCGGCCATCGCCGACGATCCCTCGATCATCAACAGCGACCCCGAGGGGGCCGGCTGGTTTTTCAAGCTTCGCCTGTCGGACCCGGGCGAGCTCGACGGCCTGATGGACGAGGCCGCCTACCGCGACTGGGTGGCGACGCTCTGA
- the gcvT gene encoding glycine cleavage system aminomethyltransferase GcvT: protein MADVLETDLNSLPLDGWHRGRGGRMVPFAGYHMPVQYEGIIAEHRWTRTHAGLFDVSHMGQILAPLDQTEALERLLPGDLQAMSEARPKYSLLLNEAGGILDDLMITRRADGWYLVVNGATKHGDMDVLRAAGVAFTYLEDQALLALQGPEAVAVIAAHASGVAELGFMQAGAFSLGGTEAWISRSGYTGEDGVEISIPAAAAEAVADLLLADERVRPIGLGARDSLRLEAGLPLYGHDLDETTTPVAADLLFAINKRRRAEGGFAGADRILAELEQGPVAKRVGFTVEGRQPVREGARILDDEGNEVGRVTSGGFSPSTEAPIGMGYVAAHLGQPGTALTLEQRGKLFRGTVATLPFVPHRYHRKGKTA from the coding sequence GTGGCCGACGTGCTCGAAACCGACCTGAACTCCCTGCCGCTCGACGGCTGGCACCGTGGCCGCGGCGGCCGGATGGTGCCCTTCGCCGGCTACCACATGCCGGTCCAGTATGAGGGCATCATCGCCGAGCATCGCTGGACGAGGACCCACGCCGGCCTGTTCGACGTCAGCCACATGGGGCAGATCCTCGCGCCGCTCGACCAGACCGAGGCGCTCGAGCGGCTGCTTCCGGGCGACCTCCAGGCGATGAGCGAGGCCCGGCCCAAGTACAGCCTGCTGCTGAACGAGGCCGGCGGGATCCTCGACGACCTGATGATCACGCGGCGGGCCGACGGCTGGTACCTCGTCGTCAACGGCGCGACCAAGCATGGCGACATGGACGTGCTCCGCGCCGCCGGGGTCGCCTTCACCTATCTCGAGGACCAGGCCCTGCTCGCGCTCCAGGGGCCCGAAGCGGTGGCGGTGATCGCGGCGCATGCGTCGGGCGTCGCGGAGTTGGGCTTCATGCAGGCCGGCGCCTTCTCGCTCGGCGGGACCGAGGCGTGGATCAGCCGCTCCGGCTACACCGGCGAGGACGGGGTCGAGATCTCCATTCCTGCCGCGGCCGCCGAGGCGGTCGCCGACCTGCTCCTCGCCGACGAACGGGTCCGCCCCATCGGGCTCGGTGCCCGCGACTCGCTCCGGCTCGAGGCGGGGCTCCCGCTCTACGGGCACGACCTCGACGAGACGACCACCCCGGTCGCCGCCGACCTCCTGTTCGCGATCAACAAGCGCCGCCGCGCCGAGGGCGGGTTCGCCGGGGCCGACCGGATCCTCGCCGAGCTCGAGCAGGGCCCTGTCGCGAAACGCGTCGGCTTCACCGTGGAGGGCCGCCAGCCGGTCCGCGAGGGCGCCCGGATCCTCGACGACGAGGGCAATGAGGTCGGCCGGGTCACCAGCGGCGGTTTCTCGCCCAGCACCGAGGCGCCGATCGGCATGGGCTATGTCGCGGCCCACCTTGGCCAGCCCGGCACTGCGCTGACGCTCGAGCAGCGCGGCAAGCTCTTCCGCGGGACCGTCGCGACGCTCCCGTTCGTTCCGCATCGTTACCATCGCAAGGGGAAAACCGCATGA
- a CDS encoding vanadium-dependent haloperoxidase, producing the protein MRHIRLLLATTLALGAAVPAHADTICEWMDFARKALPERPPQGQLTIIRDGQGDHSETKVALAMFEALNAIDHRYRSYVGLPVGAADADQQAAAMTAATEVLLKLAPTNRTAVQESYDLALAGIAEGPAKASAIAIGRQAAAAVLALPDIDSTVKQSDYRPAAAPGQWVPTALPVIGPYSVAYRPWVLRSASEVRPAPPPPLTSERYARDLDEVKRLGAMNSQERTPTQTLMARYRINSDEMPALRELMDQSGRRLVDNARIFALYDMIGDDAGMAMSDGKLHYDFWRPITAIRNADKDDNPATTADPAWVPLINTPNHPEYPCGHCIGAGAVAELMAAVGGRKPAWGVRIASGSLGTSAVQVTPDWEEWARQVSFSRTLGGVHYRFSNEAGEAMGRKVARLGLERALQPLPANELRPAS; encoded by the coding sequence ATGCGTCACATCAGGCTGCTGCTCGCCACCACGCTCGCGCTCGGCGCGGCCGTACCCGCTCACGCCGACACCATCTGCGAGTGGATGGATTTCGCGCGAAAGGCCCTGCCCGAGCGGCCGCCACAGGGACAACTCACCATCATCCGCGATGGGCAGGGCGACCATAGCGAGACCAAGGTCGCGCTGGCGATGTTCGAGGCGCTGAACGCGATCGACCATCGCTATCGAAGCTATGTGGGCCTGCCGGTCGGGGCGGCCGATGCCGACCAGCAGGCCGCGGCGATGACCGCTGCAACCGAAGTGCTGCTGAAGCTCGCGCCCACGAACCGCACCGCGGTCCAGGAAAGCTACGACCTTGCCCTGGCCGGGATCGCCGAGGGACCGGCCAAGGCCAGCGCCATTGCGATCGGCAGGCAGGCCGCCGCCGCGGTGCTCGCCCTGCCCGACATCGATTCGACGGTGAAGCAGTCCGACTATCGGCCCGCCGCGGCGCCCGGTCAGTGGGTGCCGACCGCGCTACCGGTGATCGGCCCCTATTCGGTGGCCTACCGCCCGTGGGTCCTGCGGAGCGCAAGCGAAGTGCGGCCCGCGCCGCCGCCGCCACTGACCAGCGAGCGCTACGCCCGCGACCTCGACGAAGTGAAGCGGCTGGGCGCGATGAACAGCCAGGAGCGCACGCCGACGCAGACGCTGATGGCGCGCTACCGGATCAACAGCGACGAAATGCCGGCGCTCAGGGAACTGATGGACCAGAGCGGGCGCCGGCTGGTCGACAATGCCCGGATATTCGCACTCTACGACATGATCGGTGACGACGCCGGCATGGCGATGTCGGACGGCAAGCTGCATTATGATTTCTGGCGGCCGATCACCGCGATCCGCAACGCCGACAAGGACGACAATCCGGCGACGACCGCAGACCCGGCCTGGGTCCCGCTGATCAATACGCCCAATCACCCGGAATATCCGTGCGGCCATTGCATCGGGGCGGGCGCGGTCGCCGAGCTGATGGCCGCGGTCGGCGGCAGGAAGCCAGCCTGGGGCGTGCGGATCGCCAGCGGCTCGCTCGGCACGTCGGCGGTGCAGGTCACCCCTGACTGGGAGGAATGGGCGCGCCAGGTCAGCTTTTCGCGGACGCTGGGCGGGGTGCACTATCGCTTCAGCAACGAGGCGGGCGAAGCGATGGGCCGCAAGGTGGCAAGGCTCGGGCTTGAGCGGGCGCTCCAGCCGCTGCCGGCAAACGAATTGAGGCCGGCCTCCTGA
- the ispH gene encoding 4-hydroxy-3-methylbut-2-enyl diphosphate reductase, translating to MAGMLEGRSPLHLIIAAPRGFCAGVERAIRIVELALERYGAPVYVRHEIVHNKYVVDRLKAMGAIFVKEVSEVPDGVPVVFSAHGVPKTVPAEARDRGLDYLDATCPLVSKVHRQAQRLIEAGRHIIFIGHAGHPEVIGTFGQVPAGAMTLVETEEDVATLDVADPENLAFLTQTTLSVDDTAAIVAALHARFPSIKAPRGEDICYATSNRQAAVKAIVPKVEKMLVIGAPNSSNSLRLAEVAEREGVPARLIQRAVEIDWEWLGKPRAVGLTAGASAPEVLVDEVIEALSERFLLTTEEAEHVPEGLTFKLPRELVA from the coding sequence ATGGCCGGCATGCTCGAAGGCCGTTCCCCGCTTCACCTGATCATCGCCGCGCCACGCGGTTTCTGCGCCGGCGTCGAGCGGGCGATCCGGATCGTCGAGCTCGCGCTCGAGCGCTACGGCGCGCCGGTCTATGTCCGCCACGAGATCGTCCACAACAAATATGTGGTCGACCGGCTGAAGGCGATGGGCGCGATCTTCGTCAAGGAAGTGAGCGAGGTGCCCGACGGCGTGCCGGTGGTCTTCTCGGCCCATGGCGTGCCCAAGACGGTTCCGGCCGAGGCGCGGGATCGCGGCCTCGACTATCTCGACGCGACCTGCCCGCTGGTCAGCAAGGTCCACCGCCAGGCACAGCGACTGATCGAGGCCGGGCGGCACATCATCTTCATCGGCCATGCCGGCCACCCCGAGGTGATCGGCACCTTCGGCCAGGTGCCCGCGGGCGCCATGACGCTCGTCGAGACCGAGGAGGATGTGGCGACCCTGGACGTCGCCGATCCCGAGAATCTCGCCTTCCTCACCCAGACGACCCTGTCGGTCGACGATACCGCCGCGATCGTCGCCGCGCTCCACGCGCGCTTTCCTTCGATCAAGGCGCCGCGCGGCGAGGACATCTGCTACGCGACCTCCAACCGGCAGGCGGCGGTCAAGGCGATCGTCCCCAAGGTCGAGAAGATGCTGGTGATCGGCGCGCCCAACAGCTCGAATTCGCTGCGGCTGGCCGAGGTCGCCGAGCGCGAGGGCGTGCCGGCCCGGCTGATCCAGCGCGCGGTCGAGATCGACTGGGAGTGGCTGGGCAAGCCGCGGGCCGTCGGCCTGACCGCCGGGGCGAGCGCGCCCGAGGTGCTGGTCGACGAGGTGATCGAGGCGCTGTCCGAACGCTTTCTCCTCACCACCGAGGAAGCCGAGCATGTCCCCGAGGGGCTGACCTTCAAGCTGCCGCGCGAACTGGTCGCGTGA